A window of the Pantoea sp. Lij88 genome harbors these coding sequences:
- a CDS encoding helix-turn-helix transcriptional regulator: MPVNKEPVTSPEEFDADAFSQAAIALHVSSSGEYAGQSPHAHRKGQLILSLRGAVSCEVQDALWLVPPGHAVWVPGEIPHSCRVTKNADTCFLFIEPGAAAMPETCCTLAISPLVRELVLFLAEQERAYSPDSKTARLAEVLLEHIPDVPVEALHLPVSDHPKIRSMAEELFNDPGDRRTLKQWAAYLATSERSLARLIKEATGMSFGRWRQQLHLMIALSHLAEGQSVQRIAGMLGYDSVSAFITMFRKALGQSPTQYFSSLN; the protein is encoded by the coding sequence ATGCCAGTTAATAAAGAACCGGTGACCTCACCTGAAGAGTTTGATGCTGATGCTTTCAGTCAGGCCGCTATCGCCCTGCATGTTTCATCGTCAGGCGAGTATGCCGGACAGAGTCCGCACGCTCATCGTAAGGGTCAGCTTATTCTCTCTTTGCGTGGTGCAGTGAGCTGTGAGGTACAGGATGCGCTGTGGCTTGTTCCACCGGGACATGCTGTCTGGGTTCCGGGTGAAATCCCACATAGTTGCCGTGTTACAAAGAATGCGGATACCTGCTTTCTGTTTATCGAACCTGGTGCGGCAGCGATGCCGGAAACCTGCTGTACCCTTGCTATTTCCCCTCTGGTGCGCGAGCTTGTTCTGTTTCTGGCAGAGCAGGAACGGGCTTATTCTCCTGACAGTAAAACCGCGAGGCTGGCAGAGGTGCTGCTGGAACATATTCCGGATGTGCCGGTTGAAGCGCTGCATCTGCCGGTATCAGACCATCCTAAAATCCGGAGTATGGCTGAGGAACTTTTTAATGATCCTGGTGACCGGCGAACGCTAAAGCAGTGGGCTGCGTATCTGGCAACCAGCGAGCGATCTCTGGCGAGACTGATTAAAGAGGCAACAGGAATGAGCTTTGGTCGCTGGCGTCAGCAGTTGCATTTAATGATTGCCCTGAGCCATCTGGCAGAAGGGCAGTCTGTGCAGCGCATAGCCGGAATGCTGGGATATGAT